CTGAGTGTTGCAGTAAATAATTTTCTGTACTTTGTTGGGATTTGGTGTTTTCTATTATGAAGGGAAAGTagttggtttggttttgactcaTGGATAAGATCTTGGGTGTGGTTGTAATGTGGATGTGGTTGTGATGTGGACAGGGAGGAGGCAACGGCTGTTTGGTGTTGGTTGTGGTGGTGTTTATCATTCAATCAGTGAAACTAGGTCTTAATAAGAATTAATTAACATGAGTTCAGACAGCAGGAGCCGGAGCAGGAGCAGGAGCCCTTCAGATCGGAAGATCCGTTCTGATCGTTTTTCCTACCGTGATGCACCTTACAGGAGAGATGGAGGACGTCGGGGTTTCAGGTTTTATGGCCTTtgactatttttcttttcttcccgtCTTTATATATTTGGGGTAAGGAGAAAGTAATCTTCCAACATGTcttcattggagatggtctcGAATGTTACGATTAACCATATTTGTTGAGTGAGACCTCTACTTGAATATGCCTGTGAAGACCTTATGAAGTTGATATATGATAATTTTGCCTCTGGATAATAATTTTCTTTGCTTTGTTGTACATTATTTGGAGCTTTGTAAGTTGTCAATTACAAGTGCCAAATCATATTGATTGATTAATGACACACTTTAGTGTAAGTCATTTTGCTTGTAGACAGACTGCCAGTGGTGCACAAAGGTTGTATACATTGTACTTTTTGTTTTGTCAGATAAATTTAGCTCAGTACATGTGGCAACTCCTTCACTTTTTTTGcaatttgttagaaaattttgaaaccttCAGAGTGCATACTCtcgtttttgaattttttgggtttgaatGTTTCTTTCTGTGGTTGTGGCTCTGATTCTTCTTGATGATAAGTCAAAATCATGGAGTTAATTTAATAAGCGACTTTCATTTAACTAGTTATGTTTTGAAATTTGGAATGCTGTTATATTCTGCCGAGAACTAAATGCATCATTATTTTTTGCCAGCCGAGACAATCTGTGCAAGAACTGCAAACGGCCAGGCCATTTTGCTAGAGAATGCCCCAATGTTGCAATTTGTCATAATTGTGGTCTTCCTGGGTACGGAAACTTATTCTGCCTCATAACGTCATGATGTTGcatgattattttttatctcCATTGTTCATTACAGTGTTTCTATTTTACTATTAAAGGTAACTGTTTATCAAAATacggtcttttttttttgtttttggaccTTTGCTTTTTGGGAGAGGGTTTCAAGGTTTTAAGGTTCCAGAATTTCTAGAGTTAAAATCCAATGTGACGTTAGAATTTAGCTAGTTAATACTATAGTCTAGGGATACATGTCCTGagtatgtatatttttcttttaacgcATCTACATCCCTCTTCTGTCTATACCTGAAGTGCATCCCTCTTCTGTCTATACCTGAAGTGCATCCCTCTTCTGTCTATTACCTGAACTGCATCCCTCTTCTGTCTATGCCTGAACTGCTTTGCAGCAAGACAAATGTTACTGCTTCATCTACCGAGCAGTCCATTTCCATCAGAGTTACTCCAATAATTTAAAACTGATGTTTCTATCTCTCTTTTtctgttaaaattttattttcaccttcgtaATAAAAAACAGTTTGTGTTCTTAGTAATAACAGCATCTTCTCCTCTGAGTCTTCAATGATTAAACCACTATTGCCACCATTCAGAACTGTCACTAAACTGATGTTATAACCATTTTGAGATAACCAGAGCGACCACTTTATAAGGTTACGTAGTTTCTTATTCACGGAATCATGGACCTGCGCCCTGcagatattttttttgtttgctgtTTATTTCAAAAATGGAAAGTGGGTTTCATTTCTAATTATGTGATTCGAATATTCTACTAGGCACATTGCTTCAGAGTGTACAACAAAGTCACTATGTTGGAACTGCCGGGAACCTGGTCACATGGCCGGTAACTGCCCAAATGAAGGCATCTGCCACACTTGTAGTAAGACTGGACATCGCGCCCGAGACTGCACAGCTCCCCCAATGCCACCTGGGGACTTGAGGTTGTGCAACAACTGCTACAAGCAGGGTCATATTGCAGCTGACTGCACAAATGATAAGGCATGTAACAACTGTAGGAAGACGGGTCACCTGGCACGTGATTGCCCAAACGAACCCATCTGCAACTTATGCAATGTATCGGGGCATGTGGCGAGACAGTGCCCCAGAGCCAATGTTTTGGGAGAGCGGGGAGGTGGAGGAGGTGTAGGTGGTGGAATGGGGGGACGCGGAGGCAGTTACCGTGACGTTGTATGTAGGAACTGCCAGCAACTTGGCCACATGAGCAGGGATTGCATGGGCCCCCTGATGATCTGTCACAACTGTGGGGGACGAGGACACTTGGCATACGAGTGCCCTTCGGGAAGATTCATGGATCGCTACCCCAGGAGGTACTGAGAGGTGGCAGAGTGCCCTCCGGCATTTACCTTTCGTCTCGAGCAAGCATTTCTTGTTTAGGTTTTAGATTGAAGGTTGAAACTTTAAACAGTATGAGGAGTTGaattgagattttattttagaagattatttttgaatttttggcaATTACTGCAAATATAACTGTATGTAATTACGTTTTATGTTGTGATGCCTGCGTATTTTTGTTTTCCTCTCGTTAGTACAGTAATTTGTTGTTCTTTTTCTGGTCAATAAGTGCCGTGCCAGCCCCCAAATTGGAGGGACCGGACTGGATTTGTCGGAAAATGAAACGGGGTGGGgttaattctaattttttaacaACATAACCGGACTAACCCGTGCTTGAAATGAGCCGGTTTCTACAGGTCCGCGaagccatttttattttttttagccaACTACTGTTTTAACCATGATGTTTTTTATACCAGTGATACCAGGCTGTCAGAGTTCGAACAGAACTTCAGGTCTAGGATTACAAAACCCTTGCCCCCAAATTATATTATTAACATTAAACTCCTGAAATTGTAAGCAAATAagctcaaaaaataaaatggaaagtagcagaaaaacaaggaaaatctAAATTCCATTTCATCCATAAACAGAAACGAGAACAccaccaaaaaggaaaaaacatctTACCACGATGATGAGCATTTTTGGACGACCTCGAGCTTCGGCGGCATGGAATGGTAGAGAACAGAGCTTAGCTATCGAGTGAGGCGAGAGATAGAAGGGGGGCTAGACCTGGCATGTCGTGTCTTTCATGTTCAGTCGTTTGCTTGACCTACTTAATATGTTAATGAGTCGTATCGTATAACATccattaaaatgacaaaattgtCATTTGGGACGACTTAGATTTCACCAGGAAAGACGACTGCAGGTCTTCTGTGGTGGTCGGTTCACCAGAAAACGATGAAGAAGGGTTTTTCAACACTAATGGCTCGACTCGACGGCACGGCTCGGCTGCTTCATGCTGCGGCTCACACGCgatttagggtttgaaaaacccttttttctttctttctttctttgttttttgttttttttttgttttttttttgtttttttttagagaaatgaTAGTGTTAGTAAGTTAAATGTTAAATTAGCCACTGACATAATTCGAACCCATGCCGTCATATTCTAGTCACTacaattaacataaatataataatataattgcaaacaataatttatgtagaatttgtaattttataaacaaaaactaGAATTCACGATCAATGGTGAATGTTCATACAATCAAGACTGAAAAGATATTGACATTAGAACgtgttttaaaagttacttGAATTGCGATGATGAATCTTGTAAACAAGTTTGTAGCAGAATAACTTTCGGTTCCTTAGCGTAGATCATAAGCTTGCTTGATAACATGTGCGATCTAGTTTACTGAAGGGAGAAAGAGAGTACGGCAGcatagagaaaagagagagttcAGGAATTTTTGTGATGATATTTTATATGataacccgtccctaattttacgtttttattaatttaaaaagagtgaattgacaaaaatgcccttaaaGGCTAGGAtgttgactttcattgaccaGCGTATTGTGAGATGTATGAAACGTTCTTTTAGTGTATTCTTGTAGTGCTTGTCACTATGAAAGTGTAGGTGCAAACAGAATAGAATTTGGAGCTACGATAGAGATTTTACGGACTTACGAACGTGAAGGGCGATTTGATAATTTCATGTGGGA
This genomic stretch from Pyrus communis chromosome 2, drPyrComm1.1, whole genome shotgun sequence harbors:
- the LOC137725791 gene encoding zinc finger protein GIS2-like, yielding MSSDSRSRSRSRSPSDRKIRSDRFSYRDAPYRRDGGRRGFSRDNLCKNCKRPGHFARECPNVAICHNCGLPGHIASECTTKSLCWNCREPGHMAGNCPNEGICHTCSKTGHRARDCTAPPMPPGDLRLCNNCYKQGHIAADCTNDKACNNCRKTGHLARDCPNEPICNLCNVSGHVARQCPRANVLGERGGGGGVGGGMGGRGGSYRDVVCRNCQQLGHMSRDCMGPLMICHNCGGRGHLAYECPSGRFMDRYPRRY